The Lewinella sp. 4G2 nucleotide sequence AGGTCGAAGTAGCCATCCACGTCCGTAACTAATCCCGCTTGGCTGGCGGGGGCGTAAACGTTCACGAAGGGGACGGGCTCCCCGTTTTCATCCACCACCTGGCAGGTGGTCACCTGAGCGGTAAGGGCAGCGCTGACCAGTAGGCACAGCAGGGCAAGGAAGGAGGGGAGTTGTTTGTTAATGCACATCATTCTTAAAAGCTAGTGCCCCTACAACACGGGTTTGTTGCTGGATGTTGGTTTTAGCTACTCGCTACTCGCTACTCGATACTCGCTACTCATTCCCCACCCGAACGCCTGGAGACCTTCCTCCGTCAGGCGTTCCAAGATCCTGGATACTTCAGTAGTCGGTAGAACTCGTAACTCAATACTCGCAACTCAACCCTGCACCCGCGGCAGCGCCCTAATCCAAAAAACATTCCGGTAATTCTTTGCACATCCCACCCAACAGTGCGTTTTTGCGTAGTCGATTTCGGTGAAATCATCATCCAAGACTACCTACACACACGACTATGAGTACGAATTACCGCCGCGAGCCTCTTTGGTATAAGGACGCCATTATTTACGAACTGAACATCAAGGGCTTTTACGATAGTGACGGCGACGGGATTGGCGACTTCGCCGGGCTCGAGCAACGGCTGGATTACCTGGAAGAATTGGGCGTAACCGCCATCTGGGTCCTCCCCTTTTACCCCAGCCCGCTGCGGGACGATGGGTATGATATCCAGGATTACTACCAGGTCTCCAAGGCCTACGGTAACATCGATGATTTCAAGCGCTTCCTCGATGCCGCCCACGCGCGGAATCTGCAGGTGATCACCGAACTCGTCATCAACCACACCTCGGACCAGCACGAATGGTTCCAGCGGGCCCGGACCTCCCCCAAGGGTAGCCCGGAGCGGGACTACTACGTCTGGAGCGATACCGACGAGAAGTACCCCGACGTACGGATCATCTTCACCGATACCGAAACGAGTAACTGGACGTGGGACCCGGTGGCCAAACAGTACTACTGGCACCGCTTCTTCCACCACCAGCCCGACCTGAACTACGATAACCCTAAAGTGCAAGAGGAGATCTTCAAGGTCCTCGACTACTGGATGCAGATGGGTATCGACGGCTTCCGGCTGGACGCCATCCCCTACCTCTTCGAGCGGGAAGGCACTAACGGGGAGAACCTGCCCGAAACCCATGCCTTCCTAAAAAAACTGCGGAAGCACGTGGACGATAACTACGACAACGTCCTTTTCCTCGCCGAGGCCAATATGTGGCCGGAGGAATCCGCCAGCTACTTCGGCGACGGTGATGAGTGCCACATGAACTACCACTTCCCGCTGATGCCACGCCTCTACATGAGCGTGAAGATGGAAGACCGCCACCCGATCACGGACATCTTCGACCAGACACCGGCCATCCCCGAAAACTGCCAGTGGGCCACCTTCCTGCGCAACCACGACGAGCTGACGCTGGAAATGGTGACGGACGAAGAGCGTGACTTCATGTACAACGTCTACGCCAGCGACCGGACGGCCCGGATCAACCTCGGTATCCGCCGCCGCCTCGCCCCGCTGATGGATAACGACCGCGGTAAGATCGAACTGCTGAACGTCCTGCTGATGAGCCTGCCCGGCACGCCCGTACTCTACTACGGCGACGAGATCGGGATGGGCGACAATTACTACCTGGGTGACCGCGACGGCGTCCGGACGCCCATGCAGTGGAACAATAACGAGAACGCCGGCTTCTCCGAGGCAAACCCCCATAGCCTTTACCTGCCGGTCATCCGCGATACGGAGTATTCCTACCGCTGGGTGAACGTCAAGCGCCAGCAGCAGAACCCCAACTCCCTGCTGAACTGGACCAAAAAACTGCTCGGCAAGCGCAAGAACTTCAAGGTGTTTGGCCGCGGTACCATTAAATGGTTGACGCCCGAGAATAGCCGGATTCTGGCCTTCGTCCGGGAATTTGAGGACGAAGCCGTCGTGGTGATTGTTAACCTCAGCCGCCACTCCCAGGCGCTGCATCTGGACTTGCAGGAGCACGAAGGCGCAAAAATGCGGGAGGTGTTCGGCCGTACGCAGTTCCCCGACGTGGGGCGCGATCCCTACGTAATTACCATTGCCGGCCACGGTTACTACTGGCTGCAAATGGAGAACAACACGACCGTCAATACGGACCGCCGCCGGCTGGCCTCCCCCCAACTATCGGCTACCAAACTGGAGAACTTTTTTGACCGTAAAAATTTACGGGCGCTGGCAACGGAGGTACTTCCTTCTTACCTCCAGAGTGCGGAATGGATGGGCGCCCGCGCCGAAGACCTGGAAAATGTCACCATCCTGGACCACCGGATGCAACACGATAACCAACGCCACTTTGGTTGGCTGTTGCTACAGGTCAACTACCTCGAAGGCTTGCCCGAAATGCTGCAACTCCCCGTGGCCTTCCACAACCACCGGGAAGAAGTAGACTACACCCAGCGCGAGGAGGTCATCAGCCTCATAAAATACGGCGATGACCAGATCGTAATGATCGACGCGCTGTACGATGAGGATTACCGCCGGGGGCTCATCAACGGCCTACGCGACTATGGGAACCTGCCTGGGTTCAAATTTATCGCTCAGGATAGCATGGCGACGACGGGGCCGCAGTCCGCTACTCTGTTGCACTCGGGAACGGAGTACATGCTGCTGCAATCCAAGGATTACAACATCAAGTTTTACCGCCGGGTAGATGTGGCCGACGTACCCGACCTCGAGATCAAACGTATGCTGACCCGCCGGGGCTTCGCCAACGCGCCGAAGGTGGTAGGAACGCTGCACTTCTCGCCGAAGCCGAACCAGAATGCCACGCTGGCCATCTTCGAAGAACGCCTCAGCAGTGGCGGCACGGCCTGGGATTACGTGGAGAATAACCTACAACGCTTCGCCGAAGACGTCATCACGCTGATCCAGCAGCCCAACGTGGATCTGGAAAAGGCCCACCCCGAAGAGATAGCCGTTACCGACACAGTGATGTATTCGGATATGCCGGAGACGATCCAGGATATCCTGGGGTCGCCCTTCGTCACGAAGCTAGCGGATCTGGGCCGGACGCTGGCCAGTTACCACACGGTGATGGCGGACGTCAGCTCCGAGAAGAACTTCGAGCGGGAAGCTCTTTCCCTCCACTACCAACGCAGTGTTTACGCCGGCCTGAAGGGGGACGTGCGCGCCACGCTGGACCTCCTACGGAACAAAATGGAAGAACTCAGCGACGACGCGGCGGGCCTCGCCGAAGCGTTGCTGGAACGGGAGGAAGAAATCCACACCAAGCTGAAGTTGCTCTTCGCCCATAAGATCGAGGCGGATAAGATTCGGATCCACGGTGACTTCACCCTAATGCAACTCTCGCAGGTGGACGACCACTTCGTCATCCGAAACTTTGACGGCGACCCGGACCGGACCTTCAGCCAGCGCCGCCTCCGCCGCAGCCCGGCGAAGGACATCGCCAACCTGATGCGCAGCATCAACTACGCCTGTGGCCTCGTGTACGAAGACCTCGCCGCCGGCCTGCGGGACGAAACGGCCACCCAACTGGAAGACTGGCTCCAAACCGCCTACCGCTACCTCGCCGCCGAATTCCTCACTGCCTACCGTAAGGCGACCACCGGCACCCGCCTCCTCCCCGCCGACGAAACGGATCTGGAGGTGATGCTCGATACCTTCCGGATTGAGAAAGCCCTGCAGGAGTTGCGGTACGATTTGAATTACCGGACGCAGCAGGCGATTGTGCCGCTGCGGGGTTTGTTGGAGTTGTTGGATTAGGTGGGTGGGCA carries:
- the treS gene encoding maltose alpha-D-glucosyltransferase gives rise to the protein MSTNYRREPLWYKDAIIYELNIKGFYDSDGDGIGDFAGLEQRLDYLEELGVTAIWVLPFYPSPLRDDGYDIQDYYQVSKAYGNIDDFKRFLDAAHARNLQVITELVINHTSDQHEWFQRARTSPKGSPERDYYVWSDTDEKYPDVRIIFTDTETSNWTWDPVAKQYYWHRFFHHQPDLNYDNPKVQEEIFKVLDYWMQMGIDGFRLDAIPYLFEREGTNGENLPETHAFLKKLRKHVDDNYDNVLFLAEANMWPEESASYFGDGDECHMNYHFPLMPRLYMSVKMEDRHPITDIFDQTPAIPENCQWATFLRNHDELTLEMVTDEERDFMYNVYASDRTARINLGIRRRLAPLMDNDRGKIELLNVLLMSLPGTPVLYYGDEIGMGDNYYLGDRDGVRTPMQWNNNENAGFSEANPHSLYLPVIRDTEYSYRWVNVKRQQQNPNSLLNWTKKLLGKRKNFKVFGRGTIKWLTPENSRILAFVREFEDEAVVVIVNLSRHSQALHLDLQEHEGAKMREVFGRTQFPDVGRDPYVITIAGHGYYWLQMENNTTVNTDRRRLASPQLSATKLENFFDRKNLRALATEVLPSYLQSAEWMGARAEDLENVTILDHRMQHDNQRHFGWLLLQVNYLEGLPEMLQLPVAFHNHREEVDYTQREEVISLIKYGDDQIVMIDALYDEDYRRGLINGLRDYGNLPGFKFIAQDSMATTGPQSATLLHSGTEYMLLQSKDYNIKFYRRVDVADVPDLEIKRMLTRRGFANAPKVVGTLHFSPKPNQNATLAIFEERLSSGGTAWDYVENNLQRFAEDVITLIQQPNVDLEKAHPEEIAVTDTVMYSDMPETIQDILGSPFVTKLADLGRTLASYHTVMADVSSEKNFEREALSLHYQRSVYAGLKGDVRATLDLLRNKMEELSDDAAGLAEALLEREEEIHTKLKLLFAHKIEADKIRIHGDFTLMQLSQVDDHFVIRNFDGDPDRTFSQRRLRRSPAKDIANLMRSINYACGLVYEDLAAGLRDETATQLEDWLQTAYRYLAAEFLTAYRKATTGTRLLPADETDLEVMLDTFRIEKALQELRYDLNYRTQQAIVPLRGLLELLD